In Campylobacter anatolicus, one DNA window encodes the following:
- a CDS encoding phage minor head protein, whose product MTRDVILRELLKSKANNAKSIDDVIDDFIKQNAKLAYKELEAKLVNLLIFINENYKMDINELKELVNLKIKGISISINPHNLEETYKKLTLSRGLGASIVFDKLDIKAIEAMRNNFYWVGQEYSAKFQDRLKNTIERVFSGDIPRVQMAEALKEEFSKELKQGISYFEGIADHIISQNQNISTVNQAIKYGVEYYKVEAIMDNRTSPICRSMHGRIIPAKHIQKQTDSIISAKTMAEKKAAAVWRSAPYNGRSDKMPSNFGMPPYHFRCRTEIVPVWIDEYEKDGVKMKASSAPNKDEILRHIDKIGIERYADKKTFNHSVSSNRRIISSGDSIKALNSILKIAPHKDYQNRSVAISQNGYFMVFDGDYLYNIFKPSRNLEKYFKDSAVLDKTEVIKWKFTIFA is encoded by the coding sequence ATGACTAGGGATGTGATCTTAAGAGAGCTTTTAAAATCAAAAGCAAACAACGCTAAAAGTATAGATGATGTAATAGATGATTTTATAAAACAAAATGCCAAGCTAGCTTATAAGGAGCTTGAGGCTAAGCTTGTAAATTTATTAATATTCATAAATGAAAACTACAAAATGGATATAAATGAGCTAAAAGAGCTTGTAAATTTAAAGATAAAAGGTATAAGTATAAGTATAAATCCGCATAACCTAGAAGAGACTTATAAAAAGCTAACACTTTCAAGAGGGCTTGGTGCTAGTATAGTCTTTGATAAGCTTGACATTAAAGCCATAGAGGCGATGAGAAATAACTTTTACTGGGTAGGGCAAGAGTATAGTGCTAAATTTCAAGATAGATTAAAAAATACCATAGAGCGTGTATTTAGTGGCGATATACCAAGAGTGCAAATGGCGGAGGCTTTAAAAGAGGAGTTTAGCAAGGAGCTAAAGCAAGGAATAAGTTATTTTGAGGGTATAGCCGATCATATTATAAGTCAAAACCAAAACATATCAACAGTAAATCAAGCTATAAAATATGGTGTAGAATATTACAAGGTAGAAGCAATAATGGATAACAGAACTAGCCCTATTTGCCGCTCTATGCACGGACGCATCATACCAGCAAAACACATACAAAAGCAAACAGATAGTATAATTAGTGCTAAAACAATGGCAGAAAAAAAGGCTGCTGCAGTGTGGCGAAGTGCACCTTATAATGGCAGAAGTGACAAAATGCCCTCAAACTTTGGTATGCCACCTTATCATTTTAGGTGTAGAACCGAGATCGTACCAGTATGGATAGATGAGTATGAAAAAGATGGTGTTAAAATGAAAGCCTCATCCGCACCAAATAAAGATGAAATTTTAAGACATATTGATAAGATAGGTATTGAAAGATATGCCGATAAAAAGACTTTTAATCACAGCGTAAGTTCAAATAGGCGAATAATTTCAAGTGGCGATAGTATAAAAGCACTTAATTCTATTTTAAAAATAGCACCGCACAAGGATTATCAAAATAGAAGCGTGGCTATTAGCCAAAATGGATATTTTATGGTGTTTGATGGTGATTATTTATATAATATTTTTAAACCAAGCAGAAACCTAGAAAAATATTTTAAAGATAGTGCGGTTTTAGATAAAACGGAGGTAATAAAATGGAAATTTACAATATTTGCCTAG
- a CDS encoding HK97-gp10 family putative phage morphogenesis protein encodes MNFNTHLQRFLFRVGSGVRAAAKRHAPLKTGNLKKDIQVFDDKIQRLQISVGNTKLAPYAKFVYFGTKPHIIKPKKTKALATPLKKIKGWSGKVSTHDSTQYAIFGKAVKHPGTKANPYLHKAFSEYIRGGGFEKAKEQLAKNVTSVVASEIKMIFKELK; translated from the coding sequence ATGAATTTTAACACTCATTTACAGCGATTTTTGTTTCGTGTGGGCTCAGGTGTCCGTGCAGCAGCAAAGAGACACGCTCCGTTAAAAACTGGCAATTTAAAAAAAGATATACAAGTTTTTGATGATAAAATACAAAGACTTCAAATAAGCGTAGGAAATACAAAACTAGCACCTTATGCTAAATTTGTATATTTTGGAACAAAACCGCATATTATAAAACCCAAAAAAACAAAGGCTCTAGCCACACCGCTAAAAAAAATAAAAGGCTGGAGTGGCAAGGTTTCTACACATGATAGCACACAATATGCCATCTTCGGTAAAGCTGTCAAACATCCCGGCACAAAAGCAAATCCATACCTACATAAGGCTTTTAGTGAATATATAAGAGGCGGTGGGTTTGAAAAAGCAAAAGAGCAACTGGCTAAAAACGTTACAAGCGTAGTGGCATCAGAGATAAAAATGATTTTTAAGGAGTTAAAATGA
- a CDS encoding phage protein GemA/Gp16 family protein, with protein MTPAQEIYRKQLLAKIHTHKQYKLINENEAWQDWLRLRFGVQSSKELSIKELNLVLDILNDKVYDELNFKPDYTGRNILNPEKITVKQIEKIKALTSELRWNDIKLMKFVNRQCKTLLLYSSYLSKLSKKQAISVITGLNAVLKDKTKI; from the coding sequence ATGACACCTGCTCAAGAGATATATAGAAAACAGCTTCTAGCAAAAATCCATACTCATAAGCAATATAAGCTCATCAATGAAAATGAGGCTTGGCAAGATTGGCTGAGGTTGCGTTTTGGTGTACAAAGCTCAAAAGAGTTAAGCATTAAAGAGCTTAATTTAGTGCTTGATATACTAAACGACAAAGTTTATGATGAGCTAAATTTTAAGCCTGATTATACTGGACGAAATATATTAAATCCAGAAAAAATAACCGTCAAACAGATAGAAAAAATCAAGGCTTTAACGAGTGAGCTTCGCTGGAACGATATAAAACTTATGAAATTTGTAAATAGACAGTGTAAGACTTTATTGCTTTATAGCTCATACTTAAGTAAGCTAAGTAAAAAACAGGCCATTAGCGTAATAACAGGATTAAATGCCGTTTTAAAAGACAAAACAAAAATCTAG